In Leptolyngbya sp. O-77, the genomic window CTGGTTGCCCTGCTGAATGGTGAGATAGCCGCCGCCCTCTTGGGTTGATTCTAGAAAAAACAGCGGAACCCCCTCAAAGTTCTCAGGATTTTGCCGATTTTGCTGAAGTACGGTGCGGGCCGACTCAACCTGCTGACGCATGGGCACAAAGTAGAACCGCAGCCCATCATCGTTGTTTTGCTGACGCACCGCCAGTTCAAAAATTTCTGCCAGCGAAACGGTTGTCACCTGCACCGAGTTGCCAAGCTGGGGATTGCGAGATTTCAGTCCTTCGACAAACTGCTGCGCGTCTTGACGGCTGATGAAGACCCCTGCGACGGGGGTGGTATTTTCGCCATCTCCGGTCGTCGCAACGAGCGGCGTGCCATCGGCATCGGTAACTGCAAACACAGGGATGGGGCGGAGTCGCTCTACGACTTGCTCAGTGGTGAGCGCCAAGACGCGCAGTCCACCCGCCAAAAGACCAGTCAACGCGATGCCACCTGCGACTGCGATCGCCGCACTCCGTTGAAATAGTGACCTCATAACGACTTAATACTCCTTAATTACAGGCCCAAACGGATGTTGCTTTGGGGCTTGTTTGGGTCATCGGGGGAAAGTTTAGACGGTTGCAGCAACGCCGCTCGTCAGAGATTTTTTCCCTGGCACCACCAGCGCCGAAAGTTGGATTCATTCTACAGGCAAGTGGGTCGAGTTAGCAGACTGCTTGTGCCAGAGGCAAGTTCCGCTACTGTCCGCTACTAAAAGGCACGTCTATGCCAAGAGGCAGAGTGGTTGGCGTGGTCGAGTGTGGGTTAAACGCTTGAAGCCAGTCACTTTGCATCTTCTACTAATCATCCGCCCTTCTCATCTTTTGTCCCTTTTCCCAATGTTCCTTGGAATCGACCTGGGCACCAGTTCCCTCAAAGTGCTGCTGATGAGCGCTGATGGAACCGTCATTGCTGAAGCCTCTCATCCGTATCCGGTCAATGCGCCCTATCCGGGCTGGGCCGAAAGCGACCCGCAGGACTGGTGGAACGCAGGGGCGATCGCCGTTCGCAAGGCAGTTCAGTCCTATGCCGCGCAGGTGCAAGCCATCGGGCTGTCAGGGCAAATGCATGGCGTGGTGGTCTGTGATGGGGTAGGAAACCCACTGCGGCCGGCGATTCTCTGGGCCGATGGGCGATCGCACCAGGCGCTAGCACTCTATCAAGCGCTGGGGGCTGAGGCGCTGCGGCCGCTGGCTAACCCGCTGACGGTGGGCATGGCGGGGCCGAGCCTGCTCTGGCTGCGGCAGTGGGAACCAGAGGTGTATCGCAGCGCCCGCTGGGCGCTGCAACCCAAAGACTGGCTGCGGCTGCGGCTGACCAGACGCGCGGCGACGGAACCCTCGGACGCTTCGGGAACCCTGATGGCGGATGTGGTAGCGGGAACCTGGGCGATCGCCCTGCTGGAGGCACTGCACCTGCGAACCGACTGGCTACCGCCAATTGTGGCTTCGAGGGCGATCGCCGGAACCCTGACCCGCAGCGCCGCCGAGCATCTGGGTTTGCCTGCCGATCTGCCCGTCGTGGCCGGAGCCGCCGACACGGCCGCTGCGCTGCTAGGGAGCGGGCTGACTACGGCTGGAGCCTGCCAGCTTACCCTCGGCACCGGGGCGCAAATCACCCTCCTGCGCGATTCGCGAAGCGATCCCTGCGGGAATCGCCCCATCCTTGACCCGCAGGGCTGCACCCACCTGTTTCACGCGGCCCTCCCGCATCAGTGGTATACCCTCGCCGCCATGCAAAATGCGGGGCTGGCGCTAGAGTGGGTGCGGCAACTGCTGGGCCTAAGCTGGACCGACCTCTACGACCAGGCGTTTACTGTGGAACCGGGCTGCGACGGGCTGGTGTGCTTGCCCTACCTCACTGGAGAACGCACCCCCCACCTCGACCCCACCCCTGCCGGCGCCTGGATTGGGCTGGGGCTGCACCACACCCGCGCCCACCTGGCCCGTGCCGCGCTGGAGGGCGTTGCCTTTGCCATTGCTCAGGGCTTTGCGGCAGTCCAGGCAACCGGGGCAAATCCCGATACCCTGTATCTGGCGGGCGGCGGCAGCCTGCATCCCCAGTGGCGACAGCTTTTGGCCGATGTGCTTCAGCGTCCGCTATGCAGCGTCGAAACCCGATCGGCTTCGGCCCGAGGAGCGGCTCTGTTGGCGGGCCGGGGAATCGGGCAAGATGGACCAGTAGGGGAAACCTGGACTGAGAAGCAGGCAATTCTTGGCGGGAGCGCAACGCAAATCGCCCCCTCCCCGCAGATTACCGTTCTCAACTCCCTCCCCTCTGCCCTGGAAGTCGCCCATCAGCGCTTTGCTCAACTTTATCCGGCAGTGCGATCGCAGCTTTGAAAGAAGGGTCAGGGGACAGAAGGCAGGGATTCGGAACGCACGCTCTGCCCGCTTTACTTTTCCCCCTGCCCATCCACAACCCAATCCTCTCCCATGCTCACCCCCGTCACCACCTGGTATCTGGAAATGCTCAGCCCAGAGTGGCTGCGCCCCACCACATCCAGCCGTGCCGATCTCGTGGTAAGGCAGGCCGAGGTGCCGTCGCCAGAGTTTAGCCGTTTCCTCTATACAGCGGTGGGGGGCGACTGGTACTGGCTCCAGCGGTTGTCCTGGAGTTATGAGCAGTGGTTACGCTATCTCGATCGCCCGCAGGTGCAAACCTGGGTGGCCTATGTGTCGGGTACGCCAGCAGGCTATATAGAACTGGAGGCGCAGCCCGATGAGAATGTGGAAATTGCCTACTTTGGGCTATTGGGGCAGTTCATGGGGCAAGGGCTGGGCGGACACTTGCTGACGGTGGGCACGCAGCAAGCATGGAACATGGGGGCAAAACGGGTGTGGGTGCATACATGCAGCCTGGATGGCCCCTACGCGCTGAAAAACTACCAGTCACGCGGGTTCAAGCTGTATGACCAGCAGGTGCATTCCGAGGATCTGCCAGAGCAACCGCCTGGGCCGTGGACTTGAGCAAGCGTTGGTTGCTTAGAGTCAATGCTCCAGAGTGGGCCACGGATAAAATCACTAGAAGCCCGCAGATGCGTGACTGGCAATCCAAAATCGCAAATCCAAAATCCAAAATCACGGTTAGGTTCGTCATGCCCGAAACGTCAGTCTTCCCAGTCGGTTTTAGCGTCGGTTTATTAGTCAAGTCTGAGCATTCGGGTTAGTTCTCTTTGGCGGCAGCAACGGCAGTGTTTCCCGGCTTAGCGACTGGCCCTGGGAGGTGAGGATTTTCCTCTGCGTTGATGATTGCTTCCAGTAGGGCCGGGGGTTCTTGGTTGAGCCGTCCTAGTTGCACCAGCTCATAGTAGGCGTTGGACTCTACGGCCAGCAGTTCCTTTCGCAGCGTCTCGACCCCCAACTCCGCTAGGGATGGGTCTTGCTGACACAATGCCTGACTCTGCTGCTGCAATTTGAATAGCTCGGACTCGATAGTGGCCCGCTCTGCGCGGAATGCTGTTGGATCGATGCCTGCGCTAGTACCCGGTTGCTGCATATAGTCCAGCACTTTTTGCAGCGCGGTTTCCCGTGAGATGAGTTCTAGATACTGCTGCTGGATTGGGTTTGCCTGGATCAGGTCGAGCGCCTGCAACAGCGGCTTGACCGTGATGCCCTGCACCAGGATGGTGAAAAACACTGTGCCAAACACCACCGCGATTAGGGCATCCCGTTGGGGTACGGTTTCGGGCACGCTGAGGGCCAGTGCCAGCGCCACACCGCCCCGCAGCCCGCTCCAGCACAGCATGGTCTGGAGGTTCCAGCCGATATCGACGGTGGTGATGCGGTTGCTGAGGGCTGTGAGCAGGGCGATCGCCACGACGCGAGTCCCCAACACAGCGGCGATCGCCACCGCAATGCCCGCCAGCCCCAACCATACCGAGTCGATCAGCAACTGGTCGCCAATTAGGAAAAACAGGATGGAGTTGAAGAAAAAGGCAATAAACTCCCAAAACTCGCTAACCACGACCCGCGTCCGGGGGTTCATGCCCACCCGCGACCCAAAGTTTCCCAGGATTAGCCCAACGGTGACCGTGCCGATTACCCCCGACCCGCCTAGGTTTTCGCCAATCAGGTAGGCGGCGTAGGCTCCCACCAGCGTCAAGGACTGCTCCACCAAGGGCAGGTCAAATTGTTTGGTGATTAGCGAAATGCCGAAACCTACCAGCAGCCCCACGCCCACACCGATACCAACGACGGAAGCAAATTTTACAATCAGGTTTTGCAGATCGAAGGTTTCAGTGCCCGTCGCCAGACCTAGCAGCAGGCTAAAGGCGACCACGGCCGTGCCGTCGTTGAACATACTCTCGCCTTCGACCAAGACCTTCAGCCGCGAGGGTGCGCCCAGTTCTCGCAGCAGCGTGCTGACTGCCACCGGATCGGTTGCGGACAGACACGCCCCCGTGAGCAGCGCCACCGGCCAGAGAAAATCGGCCCATTGTGCCAGGGCGAAGGCAATGCCCAAAATTGTCACCACGACACCCAGCGTGGCATAGAGCGCGATGGGAACCAGGTTGCGGCGGAGTTCGCCCCAGCGGATATTCCAGGCGGCCTCAAACAGCAGTGGCGGCAGGAAGATCCACAGAATTAGCTCTGGCGAGGGCGAGAAGAAGTGAATATTCAGCAGCGCCAAACCCATGCCCGCGATCACCAGCAGCACCGTGTAGGGCAGCTTCCGCATCCAGGGGATGCTCTGCGGCAGCACGGCGATAATCAGCGCTGCTGAGATCACCAGCAAAAACTGCTTTAGGTTTTCTTCAATCGAGACGGGTTCAACCAGAGATTCCATAGCGCAAACACATGAACCGACAAATGCGACAAGTGTGGTTTAGTGTAGCGTCTTTTCTCTGAAAGCCCGGTACTACAGGACTCACTAACGCTTTTAAGACTGTTTAAGACTGATGCAGTTTCGATCCGTTTTCTGGCTTTGATTGGGGTTTTACAGGTTGTTGGGCGAGTTGGGGCGATCGCCCGCCCAGCCCCGTCATCAGCCGCAGCGCCAGAAATCGCAGTGGCCGCAGCCCGCCCATCAGCCGCAGCGCCAGCCGTCGCGCCAGCACCAGCGGTCGCCAGCGGTTGGAAAAGGTGCGATCGAGCAGGTCGGTAAAGCCCAGAATCGTTAGGTTCTCTAGCCTGCGCCAGCGCTCGTAGCGCTTCAGCACGGGCAAGGTGCCCAAGTCTTTGCCTGTGGCGTGTGCCTGGGTTAGCACCTCCGCCAGCGCCGCTGCATCCCGAATGCCCAGGTTTAGCCCTTGCCCGCCGACGGGATGGCAGCAGTGGGCTGCGTCGCCCACCAGCGCCAGCCGGGGCTGCACATAGCGATCGCTCTGCATCAGCCGCACGGGGAATAACGCGCGATCGCCCACCAGTTCCAGCCGCCCCAACTGCCCGCCATAGCGTCGTTCTAGCTCTGCCAGAAATGTGGTTTCATCGATTTCGAGCAGCGCTGTTGCCTCGGCATGGGGAGCCGTCAGCACGATCTGGCAGCGGTTGTCGGGCAGCGGCAGCGTGGCAAAGGGGCCGCTCGTCCAAAAGTGTTCGCGGGCCACGTTGCCGTGGTCTTTTTCGGGGCGAATTACCGCTGTCACGCAGGACTGCCAGTATTGCCAGCCGTGGGTGCCGATGCCCGCCGATTCCCGCAGGGGCGATCGCGCTCCGTCCGCCGCCACCAGCAGTTGCGTGGTGAATGTCCGCCGTTCGCCCTCCTGCTCCAGATGCAGATTGACGTGATCGGATTCATAGTCCACCCCCGCCAGCGTTGCGGGGCAGTGCCAGGTGAGGTTGGGCGCGTTGTCCAGGGCTTCGTAGAGCGATCGCAGCAAGACGTGATGTTCTCCCACATAGCCCAGTTCCGCTGTGCCTAGGTCTTGGGGCTGGAGCGTCACCACAGCGGGCGAGTCTTCGTCTGCCAGCCGGATCTGGCGAAAGGTAGTAATTTGCGGCAGGATTTTGTCCCACAGCCCCAGTCCAGCAAAAATGCGCCCCGTCATCAGCGTCAGCGCGTAGGCCCGCCGCCAGGAAAAGCCCGCCTCGATGGGCTTTGCCTCGATCACCGCCACTCGCAGCCCGGAATGTTTCAACGCGCAGGCCAGGGTTAGCCCGACGATGCCCCCGCCGGCGATCGCCACGTCATAATCCAGCCGGTGGGTAAAACTGTCTACCAGAGAGTGTTGGGAAACGCTCTGCTGACCCAAAATTTCTAAAACCGAGCCAGCGTGGTCAACCAAAGAACGCGAATCTAAAACCATGTCGGAGCGCAAAAGGCAGATGAATAATGGAAATTAAAAGTGTTAAGTAATTTAACTAATTCTATTGTGACGCGATCGCCCGCTTCCTTTCAAGCCAGCAAACCGAAATCGCAGCGGGCAGACCCAGCGTTCACCAAACTTCCACCCCGCTACGAGTCCAACACCTGAATGTGATAGCTATAGCCCTGCTCTGCCAAAAAAAGCTGGCGATGGCGGGCAAAGTCTTCTTCGCAGGTGCGGAACGAAACGAGCGTAAAGAACTGGGCGCTGCGACCGTCTGCCTTGGGCCGCAGCACTCGCCCTAGCCGCTGTGCCTCTTCCTGGCGGGAACCATACTTGCCCGACACCTGGATCAGCACGTCCGCATCGGGCAAATCCAGCGCAAAGTTGCCCACCCGCGACAAGATCAGCCCGGCAACTGTGCCAGCGCGGAACTGTTCGTAAAGTTGGTCGCGATCGCGCTGCGAGGTTTTCCCGGTCACAATCGGTAAATTCGTTAGCTCTGCCAGGTGCTTAAGCTGATCCAGATATTCGCCGATGATTAAAATCCGGTGTCCGGCTTGCTGCTGCAACAGCGACATCACCACCTCGGCCTTGCGCGGATTTTCGGCGGCGATGCGAAACTGTTGGCGTTTTTCTGCCAGGGCGTATTCCATCTGGCGGTCTGAGTCTTGGGGCACGCGGATTTCGGTACATTCTGCCGCCGCGATGAAGCCCCGTCCTTCCAGTTCCCGCCAGGGCACGTCATAGCGCTTGGGCCCAATGAGCGCAAACACATCGCCCTCCTTGCCATCTTCACGGATCAGCGTCGCAGTCAGACCCAAGCGGCGGCGGGCCTGTAGCTCAGCCGTGATGCGAAAAATCGGCGCAGGCAGCAGATGCACTTCGTCATAGATGATCAGCCCCCAGGAGCGGGCGCTAAACAGTTGAAAATGGGGGAAGTCGCCCGTTTTATGGTCGTGGTAGCTGAGGATCTGGTAAGTAGCCAAGGTAATCGGGCCCGTTTGCTTGGTTTCGCCGCTGTATTCGGCGATCGCCTCTGGCGGCAGCGTGGTTTTGTCGAGCAATTCCCGCCGCCATTGGCGCACCGAGGTGAGGCTGCTAGTTAGCACTAGCGTATTTTCCTGGACAGCGGCGATCGCCGCCATGCCCACCATCGTCTTGCCCGCGCCGCAGGGCAGCACAATGACCCCACTGCCACCGCGCACACTGCCCGCCTGGTAGAACACCTCGGCGGCCTCTTTTTGATAGTCTCGCAGGGAAAACGGCTGCCCAGACTGGCTGACCGAGCGCAGCTCAATAGACAGCGCATCACCTTCTACATAGCCCGCCAAATCTTCCGCCGGATAGCCCGCCCCTAGTAGGGCCTGTTTCAACACGCCGCGATCGCCCGCGTTCACCTCAAACACCAGCGCCGAGCGGCGATCGCCCAGAAACTTAGCCACAGACTCGTTGCGGCTGAGCAGTTCTGCCAGGGGTTGGTCTGCCATCTTCAGCAGCAGGCAATCGCCCTCCCGCTCGATCACTGTCAGCCCATAGCGGCTGCCCAGGGCTTCGATTTCCTGCGCCACTGCATCGGGCATAGGATATTTGGCGTGTTCCCGTAGGGCGGCGATCATGTCTGCGACGGGCATTCCCGCTGCCCGCGCATTCCAAATGCTGAGGGGCGAAATCTGGTAAGTGTGGATATGCTCCGGGCTTTTGACCAGTTCAGCAAAGGGGGCGATCGCCTCCCGCGCCGCCTCTGCCCTAGGCGAGTGAACCTCCAGCAAGACCGAGCGATCGCTCTGAATAATGAGGGCGTTGTCGGCAACGTAGACCATTGCAAGATTTTGGATTTTGGCTTGGGGATTTTAGATTTTGAATGCGGGCAGCGGATTAGCCCAGTCCAGGTAGGCTGTAGCCAAGCTTTTTGAGGGCGTTGTTGAATTTGGTTTCAGATTCTAGCGGCACGATCAGGTAGGTTGCCTGACCAGCGGCGATCGCCTGGGGCTGGTCTGCCAAAAAGCAGTAAGCCTTGGTGCGAGAATCATTGGCAATTTGCATGGCCAAGGCTGCATCGGCACAGCGAATCACGCGGGCAGTGCTGAGGGGCTGCAAGCGGGTGGTGCGGCTTTGCAAATCGCTGAGAAATTGCAGCACGGTCTGGGGCAACGCCTCCACGCTATTGGCTTCGAGGAACGCTTGCAGTTCTTCAACGGTGCGTCCTTGGGCGATCGCATCCAGCAGTTTCGCCTGCTCCAACTGCCACACCGAGTCCGACACGGGCTGCAACAGGCTGTCCAGCATCAGGCGATCGGCCCGGCTGAGCGTTTGCAGGGCCACCACTTCTCGATTGGGCAACACGCGCAGCACTTGTTTTTGCGGCAGAGCCGCGGGCACGTAGCGATCGCTCAGCCCCAACACATAAGCACCCAACGGGGTCAGCCGAAAATAGCTCAGTCCGTCGTAGCGGCTTAAACAGTTTCTAGTGTGGAAATCTCCAAACGGACTATCGTTGCTTAAAATCTGAATGACTTTGGACAACGCCGTTTCCCCGTCATCGTCGTCGGTATTTTCAGCGACTTTATCAGGGTTGAGCAACCCTCCCTCAAGAGACCACTGAAACAGGGCATCATCGGGATGAACGTAAGCAACATCGATTAGTCCTAGCGTTGCGGCATATTCAAACAGGAAAGCCGCCACATAGCGGGCTTCCAAAATCACAAAACTGGCGGAATAGATGGGGCCGTGGTCTTCTAGCGTTAGGCTTTCTGGATTGCGGCTCACCTCAAATTCATAGCCTGCCGCGATGATATAGCGCAAAAAGTGCATAAGCGACACCCATCGCCCCACCGGGCAATCTTTCAAGGCTTCGACAATTTTGCTGCGTCGGCCCGCAACGGCGGTCAGACTGCGCTTGGCTTTGCCCGTTTGCC contains:
- the xylB gene encoding xylulokinase, whose translation is MFLGIDLGTSSLKVLLMSADGTVIAEASHPYPVNAPYPGWAESDPQDWWNAGAIAVRKAVQSYAAQVQAIGLSGQMHGVVVCDGVGNPLRPAILWADGRSHQALALYQALGAEALRPLANPLTVGMAGPSLLWLRQWEPEVYRSARWALQPKDWLRLRLTRRAATEPSDASGTLMADVVAGTWAIALLEALHLRTDWLPPIVASRAIAGTLTRSAAEHLGLPADLPVVAGAADTAAALLGSGLTTAGACQLTLGTGAQITLLRDSRSDPCGNRPILDPQGCTHLFHAALPHQWYTLAAMQNAGLALEWVRQLLGLSWTDLYDQAFTVEPGCDGLVCLPYLTGERTPHLDPTPAGAWIGLGLHHTRAHLARAALEGVAFAIAQGFAAVQATGANPDTLYLAGGGSLHPQWRQLLADVLQRPLCSVETRSASARGAALLAGRGIGQDGPVGETWTEKQAILGGSATQIAPSPQITVLNSLPSALEVAHQRFAQLYPAVRSQL
- a CDS encoding GNAT family N-acetyltransferase, which gives rise to MLTPVTTWYLEMLSPEWLRPTTSSRADLVVRQAEVPSPEFSRFLYTAVGGDWYWLQRLSWSYEQWLRYLDRPQVQTWVAYVSGTPAGYIELEAQPDENVEIAYFGLLGQFMGQGLGGHLLTVGTQQAWNMGAKRVWVHTCSLDGPYALKNYQSRGFKLYDQQVHSEDLPEQPPGPWT
- a CDS encoding FAD-dependent hydroxylase, with protein sequence MVDHAGSVLEILGQQSVSQHSLVDSFTHRLDYDVAIAGGGIVGLTLACALKHSGLRVAVIEAKPIEAGFSWRRAYALTLMTGRIFAGLGLWDKILPQITTFRQIRLADEDSPAVVTLQPQDLGTAELGYVGEHHVLLRSLYEALDNAPNLTWHCPATLAGVDYESDHVNLHLEQEGERRTFTTQLLVAADGARSPLRESAGIGTHGWQYWQSCVTAVIRPEKDHGNVAREHFWTSGPFATLPLPDNRCQIVLTAPHAEATALLEIDETTFLAELERRYGGQLGRLELVGDRALFPVRLMQSDRYVQPRLALVGDAAHCCHPVGGQGLNLGIRDAAALAEVLTQAHATGKDLGTLPVLKRYERWRRLENLTILGFTDLLDRTFSNRWRPLVLARRLALRLMGGLRPLRFLALRLMTGLGGRSPQLAQQPVKPQSKPENGSKLHQS
- a CDS encoding cation:proton antiporter, producing the protein MESLVEPVSIEENLKQFLLVISAALIIAVLPQSIPWMRKLPYTVLLVIAGMGLALLNIHFFSPSPELILWIFLPPLLFEAAWNIRWGELRRNLVPIALYATLGVVVTILGIAFALAQWADFLWPVALLTGACLSATDPVAVSTLLRELGAPSRLKVLVEGESMFNDGTAVVAFSLLLGLATGTETFDLQNLIVKFASVVGIGVGVGLLVGFGISLITKQFDLPLVEQSLTLVGAYAAYLIGENLGGSGVIGTVTVGLILGNFGSRVGMNPRTRVVVSEFWEFIAFFFNSILFFLIGDQLLIDSVWLGLAGIAVAIAAVLGTRVVAIALLTALSNRITTVDIGWNLQTMLCWSGLRGGVALALALSVPETVPQRDALIAVVFGTVFFTILVQGITVKPLLQALDLIQANPIQQQYLELISRETALQKVLDYMQQPGTSAGIDPTAFRAERATIESELFKLQQQSQALCQQDPSLAELGVETLRKELLAVESNAYYELVQLGRLNQEPPALLEAIINAEENPHLPGPVAKPGNTAVAAAKEN
- a CDS encoding helicase-associated domain-containing protein; its protein translation is MAYYSQPDSIPRLSEALNHLTVDQIKSLAGLVSEDKPPLRKTELVNFVLQGMEGDALRRLWERCDLLQRAAIAEVVHAEDDRFNKTRFACKYGKSPKWGTGSTYSYHFKPSVLSLFFYAGTMPKDLKARLKAFVPPPEPTPIPSVETVGDTQPAQQRRYESGQRQPKIHTLHLPQKLQDTEQIARRDLQAVLRLVDLGKVSVSDKTFFPTTATLSAIAEVLEAGDYYSAWPAKESPGGWRYSYDIGFIKPFAWVMLLQAAKFVELNGKRLSLTKAGQKALGDPPEKTLQTLWKAWLKNTLLDELRRVESIKGQTGKAKRSLTAVAGRRSKIVEALKDCPVGRWVSLMHFLRYIIAAGYEFEVSRNPESLTLEDHGPIYSASFVILEARYVAAFLFEYAATLGLIDVAYVHPDDALFQWSLEGGLLNPDKVAENTDDDDGETALSKVIQILSNDSPFGDFHTRNCLSRYDGLSYFRLTPLGAYVLGLSDRYVPAALPQKQVLRVLPNREVVALQTLSRADRLMLDSLLQPVSDSVWQLEQAKLLDAIAQGRTVEELQAFLEANSVEALPQTVLQFLSDLQSRTTRLQPLSTARVIRCADAALAMQIANDSRTKAYCFLADQPQAIAAGQATYLIVPLESETKFNNALKKLGYSLPGLG
- a CDS encoding DNA repair helicase XPB encodes the protein MVYVADNALIIQSDRSVLLEVHSPRAEAAREAIAPFAELVKSPEHIHTYQISPLSIWNARAAGMPVADMIAALREHAKYPMPDAVAQEIEALGSRYGLTVIEREGDCLLLKMADQPLAELLSRNESVAKFLGDRRSALVFEVNAGDRGVLKQALLGAGYPAEDLAGYVEGDALSIELRSVSQSGQPFSLRDYQKEAAEVFYQAGSVRGGSGVIVLPCGAGKTMVGMAAIAAVQENTLVLTSSLTSVRQWRRELLDKTTLPPEAIAEYSGETKQTGPITLATYQILSYHDHKTGDFPHFQLFSARSWGLIIYDEVHLLPAPIFRITAELQARRRLGLTATLIREDGKEGDVFALIGPKRYDVPWRELEGRGFIAAAECTEIRVPQDSDRQMEYALAEKRQQFRIAAENPRKAEVVMSLLQQQAGHRILIIGEYLDQLKHLAELTNLPIVTGKTSQRDRDQLYEQFRAGTVAGLILSRVGNFALDLPDADVLIQVSGKYGSRQEEAQRLGRVLRPKADGRSAQFFTLVSFRTCEEDFARHRQLFLAEQGYSYHIQVLDS
- a CDS encoding Tic22 family protein, whose product is MRSLFQRSAAIAVAGGIALTGLLAGGLRVLALTTEQVVERLRPIPVFAVTDADGTPLVATTGDGENTTPVAGVFISRQDAQQFVEGLKSRNPQLGNSVQVTTVSLAEIFELAVRQQNNDDGLRFYFVPMRQQVESARTVLQQNRQNPENFEGVPLFFLESTQEGGGYLTIQQGNQRVIPIFFTQQDLQAMVSRITQQEPSLAGRTRVQVTSLETLIQVFQSSDDPDLNQVVLVPPRETLEYIRTLQPNGGAAPARGGRNSGGRTR